In a genomic window of Pseudoliparis swirei isolate HS2019 ecotype Mariana Trench chromosome 20, NWPU_hadal_v1, whole genome shotgun sequence:
- the synrg gene encoding synergin gamma isoform X3: MALRPGSGGGGSFMYPVGGGLGPPQGMVPMQQQQQQQQQQQQQQQGFPMVPVMQPNMQGMMGMNYVGQMPAGAMPMQGGMALGMQTPGMQFMGQPQYMGMRPAGPQYTVDMHKQMAEQHHKRLEQQQKMLEEDRKRRQFEEQKQKLRLLSSVKPKTAEKSRDDALEAIKGNLDGFSRDAKMYPNPSSQTKKPDSSSPHPSVPTHSLPPAVSEDNDEFSDFHGHVDASLLPSSSTSCASGLSSQALAQPSSTSPVTGFSPDDDEFSDFVQGPLNVFPPSNFHPSSQAQVQSSSPSLKAGLSSSSSLPQSLPSSVSISTVTQQSAVNNSSTFQGPSLDEKLYSSCDFTADKTAQFSFKSKSILAEMGPGTKVSTQFNSSTKARNWAAAPEDLGSIFIAEKLPEVSVSAPSVPPSTVYSSPQTSSDSGVGVYPQQEHIQPMLPAWLYNDSLIPEMFKKVLEFTMTPAGIDTANLYPILISSGLPREALGQIWASANRTTPGMLTKEELYTVLALIGVAQSGLPAMNVEILSQFPSPPVPNLPALAMAMAPVMHQHQHQHQHQHQHPMMTKPPVSMPMAMPTTAPPVMSMNTTMQAQAPTNTNFIASFPPAQGPKADDDDFQDFQEAPKAGDQSFTEFQGESGGGFPTTLASQHQQSASAMLTPVSGSSSTSVTSSDKYAVFKQLSVEQPAEPTPTASDIGDKYSVFRQLEHPADKKPVGEGFADFKSVSADDGFTDFKTADSVSPLDPSDQAKIFQPSFPSAFPTSQSLQHLAQQQQQQPAVSLSQPRNPLNMADLDLFSSMASSVPAPAETKPSTFPSVSVPPSLVLLPGGAKPPGGGVDDFGDFTLFGSSTEASTAGGAVAAPQDDFADFMAFGSSGGEPKGESSSSSSVGVQGETPTQQRPQQSSDKYDVFKRLSLEGGLADDDAKDSGGGSFSSLKSDTGDFADFQSSKFCTALGAAEKTLVDKVAAFKQAKEDSASVKSLDLPSIGGSSVGKDDSEDALSVQLDMKLSDMGGDLKHVMSDSSLDLPGLSAHQPPATEGDDVKFDPFGTSDISTLSSYDWTDREECLPGEVRKPHGFEAASLPSLVSAQRTELTFGSTENITSSSVAKITTSVPTEDGASTDGKFEAFADFGPGDQGGVEDDFGDFASTVSEKSDSPAATAEGNQSEASDEFGAFQGDKPKFGKSDFLKASAQTNVKSSEEMIKNELATFDLSVQGSHKRSHSLGDKEIGRSPPSPAPEQPFRDRSNTLSETPALPVIRDKYKDLTGEVEESERYAFEWQRCLESALEVITKANNILNSISSSAVCTEVIQSAQGMEYLLGVVEVYRVTRRVELGIKATAVCSEKLQQLLKDVSRVWNNLMGFMSLAKLAVRSQTPDESSLDFSSCILRHGIKNAKELACGVCLLNVDTRSKNKEESTIGRLFKRAFNSETDNFKLLYGGHQYHASCANFWTNCVEPKPPGLILPDLL, encoded by the exons ATGGCGCTGCGGCCGGGATCAGGGGGAGGCGGCAG TTTCATGTATCCTGTTGGAGGGGGCCTGGGACCGCCACAAG GCATGGTAcccatgcagcagcagcagcagcagcagcagcagcagcagcagcagcagcagggcttCCCTATGGTACCGGTCATGCAACCGAACATGCAGGGCATGATGGGAATGAACTATGTGGGACAGATGCCCGCCGGAGCTATGCCTATGCAG GGTGGGATGGCTCTTGGTATGCAGACCCCTGGGATGCAGTTCATGGGTCAGCCCCAGTATATGGGTATGAGACCTGCTGGGCCCCAATACACTGTGGACATGCACAAACAAATGGCTGAGCAGCACCA CAAAcgcctggagcagcagcagaagatgctggaagaggacaggaagagaAGACAATTTGAGGAGCAGAAACAGAAGCTGAGGCTGCTCAGCAGCGTCAAACCCAAG ACAGCTGAGAAGAGCCGCGATGATGCTTTGGAGGCAATCAAAGGCAACCTGGATGGCTTTAGCAGAGATGCTAAGATGTATCCAAATCCATCATCGCAGACCAAGAAGCCAG ACTCATCGTCACCACATCCTTCTGTCCCCACTCACTCCCTCCCCCCAGCTGTGTCTGAAGACAATGATGAGTTTAGTGACTTTCATGGGCATGTAGACGCCTCCTTACTtccgtcctcctccacttcctgcgCATCTGGCCTCTCCTCTCAGGCCCTCGCCCAGCCTTCGTCCACTTCCCCCGTGACAGGTTTTTCCCCGGACGATGACGAGTTTAGTGACTTTGTTCAGGGTCCTCTGAATGTGTTCCCTCCGTCCAACTTCCACCCCTCCTCTCAGGCCCAAGTCCAATCCTCATCCCCTTCCCTGAAGGCTGgactgtcctcttcctcttccctccctcagtcccttccttcctctgtgtccaTTTCAACTGTcacccaacaatctgctgtcaACAACAGCTCTACATTTCAAG GCCCGTCCCTGGATGAGAAGCTATACTCCTCATGCGATTTCACTGCTGATAAGACGGCACAGTTTAGCTTTAAATCCAAGTCGATTTTGGCTGAAATGGGTCCTGGAACCAAAGTTTCTACCCAGTTTAACTCCAGCACTAAAGCGAGGAACTGGGCTGCGGCCCCTGAGGACTTGGGTTCGATCTTCATTGCAGAAAAGCTACCCGAGGTCTCGGTGTCGGCACCCAGCGTCCCCCCATCAACCGTTTACTCGTCTCCTCAAACCAGTAGTGACAGTG GTGTTGGTGTGTACCCACAACAAGAGCACATTCAGCCCATGCTGCCAGCCTGGCTTTACAATGACAGCCTCATCCCAG AAATGTTCAAAAAGGTTCTTGAATTCACCATGACTCCGGCAGGGATAGACACAGCCAATCTCTACCCTATTCTCATATCATCAGGACTTCCCAGGGAAGCACTGGGGCAAATCTGGGCGTCAGCCAACCGCACAACACCTGGCATGCTGACCAAAGAGGAGCTCTACACTGTACTTGCACTAATTGGTGTGGCGCAG AGTGGCCTCCCAGCTATGAATGTGGAAATTCTCAGTCAGTTTCCCTCTCCACCAGTGCCCAACCTACCAGCCCTGGCTATGGCCATGGCCCCCGTCatgcaccagcaccagcaccaacaccaacaccagcaccagcaccccATGATGACCAAGCCCCCGGTCTCTATGCCTATGGCCATGCCCACAACGGCACCACCAGTTATGAGCATGAATACTACAATGCAGGCTCAAGCACCCACAAACACCAACTTCATAGCCAGTTTCCCTCCTGCACAG GGGCCCAAAGCCGATGACGATGACTTCCAGGATTTCCAGGAGGCTCCAAAAGCAGGAGACCAGTCCTTCACTGAGTTCCAGGGGGAGTCGGGTGGAGGTTTCCCCACCACCCTTGCATCGCAGCACCAACAAAG CGCGTCTGCCATGCTGACGCCAGTGTCTGGTTCTTCTTCCACCTCCGTCACGTCCTCTGATAAGTACGCTGTTTTCAAGCAGCTGTCTGTGGAGCAGCCTGCAGAGCCGACACCCACTGCCTCAG ATATTGGGGACAAATACAGTGTATTCAGACAGCTTGAGCACCCTGCTGACAAGAAACCAGTCG GGGAAGGATTTGCAGATTTCAAGTCCGTCAGCGCTGATGATGGCTTCACAGACTTTAAAACCGCAGACAGCGTCTCTCCATTAGACCCTTCAGACCAGGCCAAGATCTTTCAACCTTCCTTCCCCTCTGCTTTCCCAACCTCTCAGTCTCTACAACACCtagcacagcagcagcagcagcagccagccgTGTCTCTTTCTCAGCCCAGAAATCCTCTCAACATGGCCGACCTGGACCTTTTCTCTTCTATGGCGTCCTCTGTTCCTGCCCCCGCCGAGACAAAACCCAGCACATTCCCCTCAGTGTCTGTGCCCCCCTCTCTAGTGCTCCTCCCAGGTGGAGCAAAACCTCCAGGGGGAGGTGTCGATGATTTTGGGGATTTTACCCTCTTTGGCTCATCCACTGAGGCTTCAACAGCGGGAGGAGCAGTGGCAGCGCCGCAGGACGACTTTGCCGATTTTATGGCGTTCGGGAGTTCTGGTGGGGAGCCGAAAggtgagagcagcagcagcagcagcgtgggtGTCCAAGGGGAGACCCCCACTCAGCAGCGACCTCAGCAGAGCTCAGACAAGTATGACGTCTTCAAGCGGCTGTCTCTGGAAGGCGGCCTGGCCGACGATGACGCTAAGGACAGTGGCGGTGgttccttctcttctctgaaGAGTGACACGGGTGACTTTGCCGACTTTCAGTCCTCAAAGTTCTGCACAGCACTCGGGGCTGCGGAAAAGACTCTGGTGGACAAGGTGGCCGCTTTCAAACAGGCCAAAGAGGACTCCGCCTCGGTCAAGTCCCTCGACCTCCCGTCTATTGGGGGGAGCAGCGTAGGAAAGGACGACTCCGAAGACGCACTCTCGGTGCAGCTGGACATGAAGCTCTCGGACATGGGCGGAGACCTGAAACATGTGATGTCGGACAGCTCTCTGGATTTACCCGGTCTCTCGGCCCACCAGCCCCCCGCTACAG AAGGAGACGACGTGAAATTTGACCCCTTCGGGACGTCGGACATCAGCACCCTGTCCAGCTACGACTGGACAGACCGCGAGGAGTGTCTGCCCGGTGAGGTTAGGAAGCCGCACGGCTTTGAGGCCGCTTCCCTTCCATCTCTCGTGTCGGCGCAGAGGACGGAGCTGACCTTTGGCAGCACAGAAAACATCACGAGCAGCTCCGTGGCGAAGATCACGACCTCCGTTCCCACCGAGGACGGCGCGTCCACGGATGGCAAGTTTGAAGCCTTCGCCGATTTTGGCCCCGGCGACCAAGGCGGTGTCGAGGACGACTTTGGGGACTTTGCAAGCACCGTCTCTGAAAAGTCGGACtcgccagccgccactgctgagGGAAACCAAAGTGAGGCCTCTGATGAGTTTGGAGCCTTCCAGGGGGACAAGCCGAAGTTTGGCAAGTCCGACTTCCTCAAAGCCAGCGCTCAGACCAACGTCAAGTCCAGTGAGGAGATGATCAAGAACGAACTGGCGACCTTTGACTTGTCTGTTCAAG gctcccacAAACGCAGCCACAGTTTGGGCGACAAGGAGATTGGACGTTCTCCCCCGTCTCCGGCTCCAGAGCAGCCCTTCAGAGACCGATCCAACACCCTGAGCGAGACGCCCGCCCTGCCCGTCATCAGGGACAAGTACAAGGACCTGactggggaggtggag GAGAGCGAGCGGTACGCATTCGAGTGGCAACGGTGTCTGGAGAGCGCTCTCgag GTCATCACCAAAGCCAACAACATCCTAAACAGCATCAGCAGCTCCGCTGTCTGCACTGAGGTCATCCAGTCTGCTCAGGGCATGGAGTACCTGCTGG GCGTGGTGGAAGTGTATCGTGTCACCAGGCGCGTGGAGCTGGGCATCAAGGCGACGGCCGTGTGCTCCGAGaaactgcagcagctgctgaagGACGTCAGCCGCGTGTGGAACAACCTGATGGGCTTCATGTCGCTGGCCAAGCTTGCTGTAAGAAGCCAAACG CCTGATGAAAGCTCCCTCGATTTCTCCTCCTGTATTTTGAGGCACGGCATAAAGAATGCCAAGGAGTTGGCCTGCGGGGTGTGTCTACTCAACGTCGACACACGCAGCAAg AACAAAGAAGAAAGCACTATTGGACGCCTGTTTAAACGA
- the synrg gene encoding synergin gamma isoform X5: MALRPGSGGGGSFMYPVGGGLGPPQGMVPMQQQQQQQQQQQQQQQGFPMVPVMQPNMQGMMGMNYVGQMPAGAMPMQGGMALGMQTPGMQFMGQPQYMGMRPAGPQYTVDMHKQMAEQHHKRLEQQQKMLEEDRKRRQFEEQKQKLRLLSSVKPKTAEKSRDDALEAIKGNLDGFSRDAKMYPNPSSQTKKPDSSSPHPSVPTHSLPPAVSEDNDEFSDFHGHVDASLLPSSSTSCASGLSSQALAQPSSTSPVTGFSPDDDEFSDFVQGPLNVFPPSNFHPSSQAQVQSSSPSLKAGLSSSSSLPQSLPSSVSISTVTQQSAVNNSSTFQGPSLDEKLYSSCDFTADKTAQFSFKSKSILAEMGPGTKVSTQFNSSTKARNWAAAPEDLGSIFIAEKLPEVSVSAPSVPPSTVYSSPQTSSDSGVGVYPQQEHIQPMLPAWLYNDSLIPEMFKKVLEFTMTPAGIDTANLYPILISSGLPREALGQIWASANRTTPGMLTKEELYTVLALIGVAQSGLPAMNVEILSQFPSPPVPNLPALAMAMAPVMHQHQHQHQHQHQHPMMTKPPVSMPMAMPTTAPPVMSMNTTMQAQAPTNTNFIASFPPAQGPKADDDDFQDFQEAPKAGDQSFTEFQGESGGGFPTTLASQHQQSASAMLTPVSGSSSTSVTSSDKYAVFKQLSVEQPAEPTPTASDIGDKYSVFRQLEHPADKKPVGEGFADFKSVSADDGFTDFKTADSVSPLDPSDQAKIFQPSFPSAFPTSQSLQHLAQQQQQQPAVSLSQPRNPLNMADLDLFSSMASSVPAPAETKPSTFPSVSVPPSLVLLPGGAKPPGGGVDDFGDFTLFGSSTEASTAGGAVAAPQDDFADFMAFGSSGGEPKGESSSSSSVGVQGETPTQQRPQQSSDKYDVFKRLSLEGGLADDDAKDSGGGSFSSLKSDTGDFADFQSSKFCTALGAAEKTLVDKVAAFKQAKEDSASVKSLDLPSIGGSSVGKDDSEDALSVQLDMKLSDMGGDLKHVMSDSSLDLPGLSAHQPPATEGDDVKFDPFGTSDISTLSSYDWTDREECLPGEVRKPHGFEAASLPSLVSAQRTELTFGSTENITSSSVAKITTSVPTEDGASTDGKFEAFADFGPGDQGGVEDDFGDFASTVSEKSDSPAATAEGNQSEASDEFGAFQGDKPKFGKSDFLKASAQTNVKSSEEMIKNELATFDLSVQGSHKRSHSLGDKEIGRSPPSPAPEQPFRDRSNTLSETPALPVIRDKYKDLTGEVEESERYAFEWQRCLESALEVITKANNILNSISSSAVCTEVIQSAQGMEYLLGVVEVYRVTRRVELGIKATAVCSEKLQQLLKDVSRVWNNLMGFMSLAKLAPDESSLDFSSCILRHGIKNAKELACGVCLLNVDTRSKNKEESTIGRLFKRAFNSETDNFKLLYGGHQYHASCANFWTNCVEPKPPGLILPDLL, encoded by the exons ATGGCGCTGCGGCCGGGATCAGGGGGAGGCGGCAG TTTCATGTATCCTGTTGGAGGGGGCCTGGGACCGCCACAAG GCATGGTAcccatgcagcagcagcagcagcagcagcagcagcagcagcagcagcagcagggcttCCCTATGGTACCGGTCATGCAACCGAACATGCAGGGCATGATGGGAATGAACTATGTGGGACAGATGCCCGCCGGAGCTATGCCTATGCAG GGTGGGATGGCTCTTGGTATGCAGACCCCTGGGATGCAGTTCATGGGTCAGCCCCAGTATATGGGTATGAGACCTGCTGGGCCCCAATACACTGTGGACATGCACAAACAAATGGCTGAGCAGCACCA CAAAcgcctggagcagcagcagaagatgctggaagaggacaggaagagaAGACAATTTGAGGAGCAGAAACAGAAGCTGAGGCTGCTCAGCAGCGTCAAACCCAAG ACAGCTGAGAAGAGCCGCGATGATGCTTTGGAGGCAATCAAAGGCAACCTGGATGGCTTTAGCAGAGATGCTAAGATGTATCCAAATCCATCATCGCAGACCAAGAAGCCAG ACTCATCGTCACCACATCCTTCTGTCCCCACTCACTCCCTCCCCCCAGCTGTGTCTGAAGACAATGATGAGTTTAGTGACTTTCATGGGCATGTAGACGCCTCCTTACTtccgtcctcctccacttcctgcgCATCTGGCCTCTCCTCTCAGGCCCTCGCCCAGCCTTCGTCCACTTCCCCCGTGACAGGTTTTTCCCCGGACGATGACGAGTTTAGTGACTTTGTTCAGGGTCCTCTGAATGTGTTCCCTCCGTCCAACTTCCACCCCTCCTCTCAGGCCCAAGTCCAATCCTCATCCCCTTCCCTGAAGGCTGgactgtcctcttcctcttccctccctcagtcccttccttcctctgtgtccaTTTCAACTGTcacccaacaatctgctgtcaACAACAGCTCTACATTTCAAG GCCCGTCCCTGGATGAGAAGCTATACTCCTCATGCGATTTCACTGCTGATAAGACGGCACAGTTTAGCTTTAAATCCAAGTCGATTTTGGCTGAAATGGGTCCTGGAACCAAAGTTTCTACCCAGTTTAACTCCAGCACTAAAGCGAGGAACTGGGCTGCGGCCCCTGAGGACTTGGGTTCGATCTTCATTGCAGAAAAGCTACCCGAGGTCTCGGTGTCGGCACCCAGCGTCCCCCCATCAACCGTTTACTCGTCTCCTCAAACCAGTAGTGACAGTG GTGTTGGTGTGTACCCACAACAAGAGCACATTCAGCCCATGCTGCCAGCCTGGCTTTACAATGACAGCCTCATCCCAG AAATGTTCAAAAAGGTTCTTGAATTCACCATGACTCCGGCAGGGATAGACACAGCCAATCTCTACCCTATTCTCATATCATCAGGACTTCCCAGGGAAGCACTGGGGCAAATCTGGGCGTCAGCCAACCGCACAACACCTGGCATGCTGACCAAAGAGGAGCTCTACACTGTACTTGCACTAATTGGTGTGGCGCAG AGTGGCCTCCCAGCTATGAATGTGGAAATTCTCAGTCAGTTTCCCTCTCCACCAGTGCCCAACCTACCAGCCCTGGCTATGGCCATGGCCCCCGTCatgcaccagcaccagcaccaacaccaacaccagcaccagcaccccATGATGACCAAGCCCCCGGTCTCTATGCCTATGGCCATGCCCACAACGGCACCACCAGTTATGAGCATGAATACTACAATGCAGGCTCAAGCACCCACAAACACCAACTTCATAGCCAGTTTCCCTCCTGCACAG GGGCCCAAAGCCGATGACGATGACTTCCAGGATTTCCAGGAGGCTCCAAAAGCAGGAGACCAGTCCTTCACTGAGTTCCAGGGGGAGTCGGGTGGAGGTTTCCCCACCACCCTTGCATCGCAGCACCAACAAAG CGCGTCTGCCATGCTGACGCCAGTGTCTGGTTCTTCTTCCACCTCCGTCACGTCCTCTGATAAGTACGCTGTTTTCAAGCAGCTGTCTGTGGAGCAGCCTGCAGAGCCGACACCCACTGCCTCAG ATATTGGGGACAAATACAGTGTATTCAGACAGCTTGAGCACCCTGCTGACAAGAAACCAGTCG GGGAAGGATTTGCAGATTTCAAGTCCGTCAGCGCTGATGATGGCTTCACAGACTTTAAAACCGCAGACAGCGTCTCTCCATTAGACCCTTCAGACCAGGCCAAGATCTTTCAACCTTCCTTCCCCTCTGCTTTCCCAACCTCTCAGTCTCTACAACACCtagcacagcagcagcagcagcagccagccgTGTCTCTTTCTCAGCCCAGAAATCCTCTCAACATGGCCGACCTGGACCTTTTCTCTTCTATGGCGTCCTCTGTTCCTGCCCCCGCCGAGACAAAACCCAGCACATTCCCCTCAGTGTCTGTGCCCCCCTCTCTAGTGCTCCTCCCAGGTGGAGCAAAACCTCCAGGGGGAGGTGTCGATGATTTTGGGGATTTTACCCTCTTTGGCTCATCCACTGAGGCTTCAACAGCGGGAGGAGCAGTGGCAGCGCCGCAGGACGACTTTGCCGATTTTATGGCGTTCGGGAGTTCTGGTGGGGAGCCGAAAggtgagagcagcagcagcagcagcgtgggtGTCCAAGGGGAGACCCCCACTCAGCAGCGACCTCAGCAGAGCTCAGACAAGTATGACGTCTTCAAGCGGCTGTCTCTGGAAGGCGGCCTGGCCGACGATGACGCTAAGGACAGTGGCGGTGgttccttctcttctctgaaGAGTGACACGGGTGACTTTGCCGACTTTCAGTCCTCAAAGTTCTGCACAGCACTCGGGGCTGCGGAAAAGACTCTGGTGGACAAGGTGGCCGCTTTCAAACAGGCCAAAGAGGACTCCGCCTCGGTCAAGTCCCTCGACCTCCCGTCTATTGGGGGGAGCAGCGTAGGAAAGGACGACTCCGAAGACGCACTCTCGGTGCAGCTGGACATGAAGCTCTCGGACATGGGCGGAGACCTGAAACATGTGATGTCGGACAGCTCTCTGGATTTACCCGGTCTCTCGGCCCACCAGCCCCCCGCTACAG AAGGAGACGACGTGAAATTTGACCCCTTCGGGACGTCGGACATCAGCACCCTGTCCAGCTACGACTGGACAGACCGCGAGGAGTGTCTGCCCGGTGAGGTTAGGAAGCCGCACGGCTTTGAGGCCGCTTCCCTTCCATCTCTCGTGTCGGCGCAGAGGACGGAGCTGACCTTTGGCAGCACAGAAAACATCACGAGCAGCTCCGTGGCGAAGATCACGACCTCCGTTCCCACCGAGGACGGCGCGTCCACGGATGGCAAGTTTGAAGCCTTCGCCGATTTTGGCCCCGGCGACCAAGGCGGTGTCGAGGACGACTTTGGGGACTTTGCAAGCACCGTCTCTGAAAAGTCGGACtcgccagccgccactgctgagGGAAACCAAAGTGAGGCCTCTGATGAGTTTGGAGCCTTCCAGGGGGACAAGCCGAAGTTTGGCAAGTCCGACTTCCTCAAAGCCAGCGCTCAGACCAACGTCAAGTCCAGTGAGGAGATGATCAAGAACGAACTGGCGACCTTTGACTTGTCTGTTCAAG gctcccacAAACGCAGCCACAGTTTGGGCGACAAGGAGATTGGACGTTCTCCCCCGTCTCCGGCTCCAGAGCAGCCCTTCAGAGACCGATCCAACACCCTGAGCGAGACGCCCGCCCTGCCCGTCATCAGGGACAAGTACAAGGACCTGactggggaggtggag GAGAGCGAGCGGTACGCATTCGAGTGGCAACGGTGTCTGGAGAGCGCTCTCgag GTCATCACCAAAGCCAACAACATCCTAAACAGCATCAGCAGCTCCGCTGTCTGCACTGAGGTCATCCAGTCTGCTCAGGGCATGGAGTACCTGCTGG GCGTGGTGGAAGTGTATCGTGTCACCAGGCGCGTGGAGCTGGGCATCAAGGCGACGGCCGTGTGCTCCGAGaaactgcagcagctgctgaagGACGTCAGCCGCGTGTGGAACAACCTGATGGGCTTCATGTCGCTGGCCAAGCTTGCT CCTGATGAAAGCTCCCTCGATTTCTCCTCCTGTATTTTGAGGCACGGCATAAAGAATGCCAAGGAGTTGGCCTGCGGGGTGTGTCTACTCAACGTCGACACACGCAGCAAg AACAAAGAAGAAAGCACTATTGGACGCCTGTTTAAACGA